A section of the Trichomycterus rosablanca isolate fTriRos1 chromosome 6, fTriRos1.hap1, whole genome shotgun sequence genome encodes:
- the sumf1 gene encoding formylglycine-generating enzyme isoform X3 translates to MRVSDGVQDQDCGCNTLKRDAAVAADPHMLENPVDKYSEKANVKEYDSLGKLVLLQGGLFLMGTNEPGIPQDGEGPQRRVWLDPFYIEEHEVTNIQFQQFINKTGYVTEAERLGDSFVFEGLLSEEVKSTLSHSVAAAPWWSPVKGADWRHPEGPDSTIADRMNHPVLHVSWDDAQAYCQWAQRRLPTEAEWEFACRGGLQDRLYPWGNKLIPKGQHFANLWQGDFPNHNTGEDGYRRSSPAKSFPANGFGLYDMVGNAWEWTADWWSTYHTNDQQHNPKGPESGTDKVKKGGSYMCHKSYCYRYRCAARSQNTPDSSASNLGFRCAADPKS, encoded by the exons ATGA GAGTAAGTGATGGAGTGCAGGATCAGGACTGTGGATGTAACACACTAAAGAGAGACGCAGCTGTAGCAGCAGATCCACACATGTTGGAAAATCCAGTTGATAAATATTCGGAAAAGGCAAATGTGAAGGAATATGACTCGCTTGGTAAG CTTGTGCTGCTGCAGGGAGGCTTATTCCTCATGGGCACTAATGAACCCGGGATACCACAGGATGGAGAGGGACCTCAAAGAAGGGTCTGGCTTGATCCTTTCTACATTGAAGAGCATGAAGTTACAAACATTCAGTTCCAGCAGTTCATCAATAAAACCGGCTATGTTACAGAG GCAGAACGATTAGGAGACTCGTTTGTGTTTGAGGGATTGCTCAGTGAAGAGGTCAAGAGTACACTGTCTCATTCG GTTGCTGCAGCCCCCTGGTGGTCACCTGTAAAAGGTGCAGACTGGAGACACCCAGAGGGCCCAGATTCTACCATAGCTGACAG GATGAATCATCCCGTACTGCATGTCTCGTGGGATGATGCTCAGGCCTACTGTCAGTGGGCTCAGCGCAGATTACCCACTGAGGCAGAGTGGGAGTTTGCCTGCAGAGGCGGACTGCAGGACAG GTTGTACCCCTGGGGGAATAAACTGATACCCAAAGGACAGCACTTTGCTAACCTGTGGCAGGGTGATTTCCCAAATCACAACACAGGGGAAGATGGATACCGTCGCTCATCACCG GCAAAATCATTTCCTGCTAATGGGTTTGGGCTGTACGACATGGTGGGCAATGCATGGGAATGGACAGCAGACTGGTGGAGTACTTACCATACAAACGACCAACAACATAATCCG AAAGGACCAGAAAGTGGAACAGACAAGGTTAAGAAAGGAGGTTCCTATATGTGTCACAAG TCATACTGCTACAGATACAGATGTGCTGCTCGTAGCCAGAATACTCCTGACAGTTCAGCTTCTAACCTGGGCTTCCGCTGTGCAGCTGATCCAAAATCATGA
- the sumf1 gene encoding formylglycine-generating enzyme isoform X1, translating into MATLVYWLRFVSLCCFSVSVCCDIIDNVNHLKSGVSDGVQDQDCGCNTLKRDAAVAADPHMLENPVDKYSEKANVKEYDSLGKLVLLQGGLFLMGTNEPGIPQDGEGPQRRVWLDPFYIEEHEVTNIQFQQFINKTGYVTEAERLGDSFVFEGLLSEEVKSTLSHSVAAAPWWSPVKGADWRHPEGPDSTIADRMNHPVLHVSWDDAQAYCQWAQRRLPTEAEWEFACRGGLQDRLYPWGNKLIPKGQHFANLWQGDFPNHNTGEDGYRRSSPAKSFPANGFGLYDMVGNAWEWTADWWSTYHTNDQQHNPKGPESGTDKVKKGGSYMCHKSYCYRYRCAARSQNTPDSSASNLGFRCAADPKS; encoded by the exons ATGGCAACATTAGTGTACTGGTTAAGATTTGTATCTTTGTGTTGttttagtgtgtctgtgtgctgtGACATTATCGACAATGTGAATCATTTAAAATCAGGAGTAAGTGATGGAGTGCAGGATCAGGACTGTGGATGTAACACACTAAAGAGAGACGCAGCTGTAGCAGCAGATCCACACATGTTGGAAAATCCAGTTGATAAATATTCGGAAAAGGCAAATGTGAAGGAATATGACTCGCTTGGTAAG CTTGTGCTGCTGCAGGGAGGCTTATTCCTCATGGGCACTAATGAACCCGGGATACCACAGGATGGAGAGGGACCTCAAAGAAGGGTCTGGCTTGATCCTTTCTACATTGAAGAGCATGAAGTTACAAACATTCAGTTCCAGCAGTTCATCAATAAAACCGGCTATGTTACAGAG GCAGAACGATTAGGAGACTCGTTTGTGTTTGAGGGATTGCTCAGTGAAGAGGTCAAGAGTACACTGTCTCATTCG GTTGCTGCAGCCCCCTGGTGGTCACCTGTAAAAGGTGCAGACTGGAGACACCCAGAGGGCCCAGATTCTACCATAGCTGACAG GATGAATCATCCCGTACTGCATGTCTCGTGGGATGATGCTCAGGCCTACTGTCAGTGGGCTCAGCGCAGATTACCCACTGAGGCAGAGTGGGAGTTTGCCTGCAGAGGCGGACTGCAGGACAG GTTGTACCCCTGGGGGAATAAACTGATACCCAAAGGACAGCACTTTGCTAACCTGTGGCAGGGTGATTTCCCAAATCACAACACAGGGGAAGATGGATACCGTCGCTCATCACCG GCAAAATCATTTCCTGCTAATGGGTTTGGGCTGTACGACATGGTGGGCAATGCATGGGAATGGACAGCAGACTGGTGGAGTACTTACCATACAAACGACCAACAACATAATCCG AAAGGACCAGAAAGTGGAACAGACAAGGTTAAGAAAGGAGGTTCCTATATGTGTCACAAG TCATACTGCTACAGATACAGATGTGCTGCTCGTAGCCAGAATACTCCTGACAGTTCAGCTTCTAACCTGGGCTTCCGCTGTGCAGCTGATCCAAAATCATGA
- the sumf1 gene encoding formylglycine-generating enzyme isoform X2: MATLVYWLRFVSLCCFSVSVCCDIIDNVNHLKSGVSDGVQDQDCGCNTLKRDAAVAADPHMLENPVDKYSEKANVKEYDSLGKLVLLQGGLFLMGTNEPGIPQDGEGPQRRVWLDPFYIEEHEVTNIQFQQFINKTGYVTEAERLGDSFVFEGLLSEEVKSTLSHSVAAAPWWSPVKGADWRHPEGPDSTIADRMNHPVLHVSWDDAQAYCQWAQRRLPTEAEWEFACRGGLQDRLYPWGNKLIPKGQHFANLWQGDFPNHNTGEDGYRRSSPAKSFPANGFGLYDMVGNAWEWTADWWSTYHTNDQQHNPKGPESGTDKVKKGGSYMCHKQDNATCHTARNVRRWKSMTKTSKYHPGLLIPQT; encoded by the exons ATGGCAACATTAGTGTACTGGTTAAGATTTGTATCTTTGTGTTGttttagtgtgtctgtgtgctgtGACATTATCGACAATGTGAATCATTTAAAATCAGGAGTAAGTGATGGAGTGCAGGATCAGGACTGTGGATGTAACACACTAAAGAGAGACGCAGCTGTAGCAGCAGATCCACACATGTTGGAAAATCCAGTTGATAAATATTCGGAAAAGGCAAATGTGAAGGAATATGACTCGCTTGGTAAG CTTGTGCTGCTGCAGGGAGGCTTATTCCTCATGGGCACTAATGAACCCGGGATACCACAGGATGGAGAGGGACCTCAAAGAAGGGTCTGGCTTGATCCTTTCTACATTGAAGAGCATGAAGTTACAAACATTCAGTTCCAGCAGTTCATCAATAAAACCGGCTATGTTACAGAG GCAGAACGATTAGGAGACTCGTTTGTGTTTGAGGGATTGCTCAGTGAAGAGGTCAAGAGTACACTGTCTCATTCG GTTGCTGCAGCCCCCTGGTGGTCACCTGTAAAAGGTGCAGACTGGAGACACCCAGAGGGCCCAGATTCTACCATAGCTGACAG GATGAATCATCCCGTACTGCATGTCTCGTGGGATGATGCTCAGGCCTACTGTCAGTGGGCTCAGCGCAGATTACCCACTGAGGCAGAGTGGGAGTTTGCCTGCAGAGGCGGACTGCAGGACAG GTTGTACCCCTGGGGGAATAAACTGATACCCAAAGGACAGCACTTTGCTAACCTGTGGCAGGGTGATTTCCCAAATCACAACACAGGGGAAGATGGATACCGTCGCTCATCACCG GCAAAATCATTTCCTGCTAATGGGTTTGGGCTGTACGACATGGTGGGCAATGCATGGGAATGGACAGCAGACTGGTGGAGTACTTACCATACAAACGACCAACAACATAATCCG AAAGGACCAGAAAGTGGAACAGACAAGGTTAAGAAAGGAGGTTCCTATATGTGTCACAAG caagacaatgcgacatgtcacacggctagaaatgtccgacgttggaagagcatgaccaagacttccaagtaccaccctggcctcctaattccccagacttaa
- the sumf1 gene encoding formylglycine-generating enzyme isoform X4 has translation MQLVLLQGGLFLMGTNEPGIPQDGEGPQRRVWLDPFYIEEHEVTNIQFQQFINKTGYVTEAERLGDSFVFEGLLSEEVKSTLSHSVAAAPWWSPVKGADWRHPEGPDSTIADRMNHPVLHVSWDDAQAYCQWAQRRLPTEAEWEFACRGGLQDRLYPWGNKLIPKGQHFANLWQGDFPNHNTGEDGYRRSSPAKSFPANGFGLYDMVGNAWEWTADWWSTYHTNDQQHNPKGPESGTDKVKKGGSYMCHKSYCYRYRCAARSQNTPDSSASNLGFRCAADPKS, from the exons atgcag CTTGTGCTGCTGCAGGGAGGCTTATTCCTCATGGGCACTAATGAACCCGGGATACCACAGGATGGAGAGGGACCTCAAAGAAGGGTCTGGCTTGATCCTTTCTACATTGAAGAGCATGAAGTTACAAACATTCAGTTCCAGCAGTTCATCAATAAAACCGGCTATGTTACAGAG GCAGAACGATTAGGAGACTCGTTTGTGTTTGAGGGATTGCTCAGTGAAGAGGTCAAGAGTACACTGTCTCATTCG GTTGCTGCAGCCCCCTGGTGGTCACCTGTAAAAGGTGCAGACTGGAGACACCCAGAGGGCCCAGATTCTACCATAGCTGACAG GATGAATCATCCCGTACTGCATGTCTCGTGGGATGATGCTCAGGCCTACTGTCAGTGGGCTCAGCGCAGATTACCCACTGAGGCAGAGTGGGAGTTTGCCTGCAGAGGCGGACTGCAGGACAG GTTGTACCCCTGGGGGAATAAACTGATACCCAAAGGACAGCACTTTGCTAACCTGTGGCAGGGTGATTTCCCAAATCACAACACAGGGGAAGATGGATACCGTCGCTCATCACCG GCAAAATCATTTCCTGCTAATGGGTTTGGGCTGTACGACATGGTGGGCAATGCATGGGAATGGACAGCAGACTGGTGGAGTACTTACCATACAAACGACCAACAACATAATCCG AAAGGACCAGAAAGTGGAACAGACAAGGTTAAGAAAGGAGGTTCCTATATGTGTCACAAG TCATACTGCTACAGATACAGATGTGCTGCTCGTAGCCAGAATACTCCTGACAGTTCAGCTTCTAACCTGGGCTTCCGCTGTGCAGCTGATCCAAAATCATGA
- the endou gene encoding uridylate-specific endoribonuclease A, with protein MMMIIVLLVFILSLVSQGYSNSTSCMGRCVEKYDAQNLCHCNTKCQKFNDCCTDYSQQCTVMANSSIRASDSEIEALSEDLYVLDVNKATDAELVIDLQVQIPHSETSAKNDLSPLPLFKYVKEASLFSKPTFAAFIALLDNYQSKTGVSEHFSSEEVMEQENFIKECMKNTELGRKLYEFFHTKGFYSSWEEFLYDLKMMWFGLYSRSNGTMDSSGFEHIFAGEIKSGKVSGFHNWVRFYLLEKEGLLNYYSHSFDGPWVSYPDVLGMQFMWDSYYKQIGSTVIGCSPEFDLAIYTLCYITRPGKHCQLSLGGKRLTIQTYTWDKTTYGNGKKYIATAYPFLP; from the exons ATGATGATGATCATTGTGCTTCTTGTTTTCATACTCAGCCTGGTCTCTCAGGGATACAGCA ACTCCACCTCATGTATGGGTCGCTGTGTAGAGAAATATGATGCACAAAACTTATGCCACTGCAACACCAAATGCCAGAAGTTCAATGACTGCtgtacagactacagtcagcagTGTACAG TCATGGCTAACAGCAGCATTCGAGCCTCTGACTCTGAGATTGAAGCTTTATCTGAAGATTTGTATGTCCTGGATGTAAACAAAGCCACTGACGCTGAGCTTGTCATTGATCTTCAAGTACAAATACCTCACAGTGAGACCAGCGCCAAGAATGATCTCTCACCGCTCCC tttGTTCAAGTACGTGAAAGAGGCCTCTCTGTTCTCTAAGCCTACCTTTGCAGCCTTTATTGCTTTGTTAGATAACTATCAGAGCAAGACAGGGGTGTCAGAGCACTTCAGCTCAGAAGAGGTGATGGAGCAGGAGAACTTCATCAAAGAGTGCATGAAGAACACAGAGCTGGGAAGGAAACTTTACGAATTCTTTCACACTAAAG GATTTTACAGTTCATGGGAAGAGTTTCTCTATGACCTGAAGATGATGTGGTTTGGCCTCTATTCTCGAAGTAATGGAACTATGGACTCCAGTGGCTTTGAGCACATCTTTGCAg GGGAGATAAAAAGTGGCAAGGTGTCTGGTTTCCATAACTGGGTGAGGTTTTACTTGCTGGAGAAGGAGGGACTGTTAAATTATTACAGTCACAGCTTTGATGGCCCT TGGGTGTCTTATCCTGATGTGCTGGGGATGCAGTTCATGTGGGACAGCTACTATAAACAGATTGGCTCAACTGTTATCGGCTGTAGTCCTGAGTTTGACCTGGCAATCTACACTCTCTGCTACATCACTCGCCCCGGCAAACA ttGTCAACTGAGTTTGGGGGGAAAGAGACTGACCATTCAGACCTATACCTGGGATAAGACTACTTATGGAAATGGCAAGAAATACATTGCAACTGCTTACCCCTTCTTACCATAA